A window of the Branchiibius hedensis genome harbors these coding sequences:
- a CDS encoding IS481 family transposase: MVHANAPLSATGRLRLARCVVDDGWPLRRAADRFGVSVTTAHRWAARYRQHGAAGMCDRPSRPQSCPHRTSRRRERRVLGLRVSRRWGPARIAYHLGMNPATVHRILTRYRCLRLSWTDPATGAPVRAGRRKVVRYERDAPGDLVHVDIKKLGRIPDGGGHRVHGRAAGKANSRATSSSGRGYAYLHHAVDDHSRYAYSEILADEKKETATAFMQRAVAHFAQVGITTDRVMTDNGSCYRSHLFRNMLQDHGITHKRTRPYTPKTNGKVERFNRTLTEEWAYARPYTSETERAAAYEDFLHIYNHHRAHTALKGGSPADRVPNLAGHYI, from the coding sequence ATGGTCCACGCTAATGCCCCGCTTTCTGCGACTGGTCGCCTGCGCCTGGCGCGGTGCGTGGTGGACGATGGGTGGCCGTTGCGGCGGGCCGCAGACCGGTTCGGGGTCTCGGTCACCACCGCGCACCGCTGGGCGGCCCGGTACCGCCAGCATGGTGCGGCGGGGATGTGCGATCGTCCCAGCCGGCCCCAGTCATGTCCGCACCGCACCAGTAGGCGCCGGGAACGGCGAGTCCTGGGGTTACGGGTTTCGCGGCGGTGGGGGCCGGCCCGGATCGCCTACCACCTGGGGATGAATCCGGCCACGGTGCACCGCATCCTGACCCGGTACCGGTGTCTTCGGTTGTCCTGGACGGACCCGGCCACTGGTGCCCCGGTACGGGCCGGTCGTCGAAAGGTGGTGCGCTACGAACGCGACGCCCCGGGTGATTTGGTCCACGTGGACATCAAGAAGCTGGGCCGCATCCCCGATGGGGGTGGACACCGGGTCCATGGCCGCGCTGCGGGGAAAGCTAACTCCCGTGCTACCTCCAGCAGTGGGCGGGGGTATGCCTACCTGCACCACGCGGTCGATGACCACTCCCGGTACGCCTACTCAGAGATCCTGGCCGATGAGAAGAAGGAGACCGCGACCGCGTTCATGCAACGGGCGGTGGCGCACTTCGCGCAGGTCGGGATCACCACGGACCGGGTGATGACCGACAACGGGTCCTGTTACCGCTCCCACCTATTCCGGAACATGCTGCAGGACCATGGGATCACCCATAAACGCACCCGCCCCTACACCCCGAAAACCAACGGGAAAGTCGAGCGGTTCAACCGGACCCTGACCGAGGAGTGGGCCTACGCCCGCCCCTACACCAGCGAGACCGAACGCGCCGCCGCGTACGAGGACTTCCTGCACATCTACAATCACCACCGCGCACACACCGCGCTCAAAGGTGGCTCACCCGCAGACCGCGTACCCAACCTGGCGGGGCACTACATCTAG
- a CDS encoding MaoC family dehydratase, protein MTVPPTVLNLNDLRDQVGLTLGPGPWHTVEQDRVNLFAEATGDHQWIHVDPERAAESSFGGTIAHGYLTLSMLPAMQAELRTFDGISMAVNYGLDKVRFPRPVPVGSKVRLTLTVVAVDDRADGEKVLHTDAAIELDSSKHPGCVARTLTLLRP, encoded by the coding sequence ATGACCGTCCCGCCCACAGTGCTGAACCTCAACGATCTTCGCGACCAGGTCGGCCTCACATTGGGGCCTGGCCCGTGGCACACGGTTGAGCAGGACCGGGTCAACCTGTTCGCGGAAGCAACCGGGGACCACCAGTGGATTCACGTCGACCCGGAACGCGCAGCCGAGAGCTCGTTCGGCGGCACGATCGCCCACGGGTATCTCACGTTATCGATGTTGCCCGCCATGCAGGCTGAGCTGCGAACCTTTGATGGCATTTCGATGGCGGTGAACTATGGCCTGGATAAGGTGCGCTTTCCGAGGCCTGTCCCGGTCGGCTCGAAAGTTCGCCTCACTTTGACGGTCGTAGCTGTCGACGATCGTGCTGACGGTGAGAAGGTCCTTCATACAGACGCGGCTATCGAGCTGGACAGCTCCAAGCATCCGGGGTGCGTTGCTCGCACGCTGACGTTGCTTCGCCCGTAG
- a CDS encoding acetyl-CoA C-acetyltransferase codes for MNASPDDIVICEPIRTPIGRYGGALKPLGADELGAQLLRELVVRTGLTGEHIGDVILGHSYPTSEAPAIGRVVALDAGLPVTVPGMQLDRRCGSGLQAVLTAASLVKSGDIDLAVAGGVESMSNVPHYSFDVRWGTTASSTLHDGLGRGRVTAGGKNYPVPGGMLQTAENLRREFGISRIAQDELAVESHKRAIQAQADGVFTEEIVPITVPSRRGDVVVETDEHPRLGVTVESLSTLRPVLGRDDPEATVTAGNASGQNDAAAMCVVTTRARADELGLQPLVSLVSWGLAGLGPATMGLGPVPATEVALERAGLKLAEVDLIELNEAFAAQVLAVTTSWGLGADDFDRVNVHGSGISLGHPVGATGARILATLSREMVRREARYGLETMCIGGGQGLAAVFERAV; via the coding sequence GTGAACGCCTCCCCTGACGACATCGTCATCTGCGAACCGATCCGCACCCCGATCGGCCGATACGGCGGCGCCCTGAAGCCGCTCGGAGCGGACGAGCTGGGGGCACAGCTCCTGCGTGAGCTCGTCGTACGGACCGGGTTGACCGGCGAGCACATCGGCGACGTCATCCTCGGCCACAGCTACCCCACCAGCGAGGCCCCCGCCATCGGCCGCGTCGTCGCCCTCGACGCTGGACTGCCCGTCACCGTTCCCGGCATGCAGCTCGACCGCCGCTGCGGCTCCGGCCTGCAGGCCGTCCTGACCGCTGCGAGCCTGGTGAAGTCCGGCGACATCGACCTGGCCGTGGCAGGCGGAGTCGAGTCGATGAGCAACGTACCTCACTACTCATTCGACGTCCGCTGGGGCACCACCGCCAGCAGCACCCTCCACGACGGCCTTGGCCGAGGACGGGTGACCGCTGGGGGCAAGAACTACCCGGTGCCCGGCGGAATGCTGCAAACCGCCGAGAACCTGCGCCGGGAGTTCGGCATCAGCCGCATCGCCCAGGACGAGCTCGCCGTCGAGTCCCACAAGCGAGCCATCCAGGCCCAGGCTGACGGCGTCTTCACCGAAGAGATCGTCCCGATCACGGTCCCCAGCCGTCGCGGCGACGTGGTCGTCGAAACCGACGAGCACCCGCGCCTCGGAGTGACCGTCGAATCGCTCAGCACCCTGCGACCGGTCCTGGGCCGCGACGACCCCGAGGCGACTGTGACCGCTGGCAACGCAAGCGGCCAGAACGACGCCGCAGCCATGTGCGTCGTCACCACCCGCGCCCGCGCCGACGAACTCGGCCTCCAACCGCTCGTCAGCCTCGTCTCCTGGGGGCTGGCAGGGCTCGGCCCCGCCACGATGGGCCTCGGACCCGTCCCAGCCACCGAGGTCGCCCTGGAGCGCGCCGGGCTGAAACTCGCCGAGGTCGACCTGATCGAGCTGAACGAGGCCTTTGCCGCCCAGGTCCTCGCCGTCACGACGAGCTGGGGGCTGGGAGCCGACGACTTCGACCGCGTCAACGTCCACGGGTCCGGCATCTCCCTCGGCCACCCGGTCGGCGCCACTGGCGCGCGGATCTTGGCGACCCTGAGCCGCGAGATGGTCCGCCGCGAAGCCCGCTACGGCCTAGAGACCATGTGCATCGGTGGCGGGCAGGGCCTAGCAGCAGTGTTCGAGCGAGCCGTATGA
- the fabG gene encoding 3-oxoacyl-ACP reductase FabG produces MTNLLTDKVAVITGGAQGIGEAIARRFADQGAFVVLGDRDGAAAELTAKAIGEDFARGFGCDVTNGEQVEALLQFAVESFGGVDVMVNNAGITRDATMKKMTEDEFDQVVAVHLRGAWLGTKHAAAVLREQGRGGSIVNMSSISAKVGFFGQTNYSAAKAGVVGLTKAAAKELARDNVRVNAIQPGLISTEMTRAMPEHIWESKMAEIPLQRAGTVEEIADVALFLASDMSSYMTGTVLEVTGGRLM; encoded by the coding sequence ATGACCAACCTCCTCACTGACAAGGTCGCAGTCATCACCGGCGGCGCCCAGGGCATCGGCGAGGCCATCGCCCGACGGTTCGCAGACCAGGGTGCCTTCGTCGTCCTCGGCGACCGGGACGGTGCTGCTGCCGAGCTGACCGCGAAGGCGATCGGCGAAGACTTCGCCCGGGGCTTCGGCTGCGACGTCACTAACGGCGAGCAGGTCGAAGCTCTGCTCCAGTTCGCGGTGGAGAGCTTCGGAGGCGTGGACGTGATGGTGAACAACGCAGGCATCACCCGCGACGCGACCATGAAGAAGATGACCGAGGACGAGTTTGACCAGGTCGTCGCTGTTCACCTGCGGGGCGCCTGGCTCGGCACCAAGCACGCTGCAGCAGTCCTGCGAGAGCAAGGACGTGGGGGCTCCATCGTGAACATGTCGTCCATCAGCGCCAAGGTCGGCTTCTTCGGTCAGACGAACTACTCCGCAGCAAAGGCCGGCGTCGTCGGGCTCACGAAGGCCGCTGCGAAGGAGCTGGCCCGCGACAACGTTCGCGTCAACGCCATCCAGCCTGGGCTGATCTCCACCGAGATGACCCGGGCGATGCCCGAGCACATTTGGGAGTCGAAGATGGCTGAGATTCCGCTGCAGCGAGCCGGCACCGTCGAGGAGATCGCGGACGTCGCCCTCTTCCTCGCTAGTGACATGTCGTCGTACATGACCGGAACAGTCCTCGAAGTCACCGGCGGGAGACTGATGTGA
- a CDS encoding CaiB/BaiF CoA transferase family protein, with amino-acid sequence MTLPLEGYTVIAVEQAVAAPLASRQLADLGARVIKVERPGDGDLARGYDHLVHGTGSHFVWLNRGKESLAVDLKDPAGRDVVGRLIAEADVFLQNLAPGAAARLGLDADTLRATKPELVVVNLSGYGAGGDMETRKAYDMLVQAEAGLVSITGTPAEAVKTGIPTADIASGMYCTQAVLAALLRRERTGEGATIEVTMFEATAEWMGHPMYVQLYADRQIPRMGLSHAAIAPYDAYPTIDGQVLIGIQSDSGWRTLATSVFGNDALASDSRFTTNVLRVENRAACDAAVAEHTSRWTTADLSARLAETGVPAAQVSSVRDLVEHPQLQARRRWRTVDTEGGQVQALLPPVTFQDVEAAMGDVPALGQHTLNLLAEAGISSADAHSLVQRGAATQHSNRQPQEALS; translated from the coding sequence ATGACTCTCCCCCTCGAGGGTTACACGGTCATCGCAGTCGAGCAGGCTGTCGCCGCCCCCTTGGCGAGCCGGCAGCTGGCCGATCTGGGCGCCCGCGTCATCAAGGTCGAACGCCCCGGCGACGGGGACCTAGCCCGTGGTTACGACCACCTGGTCCACGGCACCGGGTCGCACTTCGTGTGGCTCAACCGCGGCAAGGAGTCGCTCGCCGTCGACCTGAAGGATCCGGCCGGCCGCGACGTCGTCGGGCGACTCATCGCCGAAGCTGACGTGTTCCTCCAGAACCTCGCCCCAGGCGCAGCGGCTCGCCTTGGCCTGGATGCAGACACGCTGCGCGCGACCAAGCCGGAGCTCGTGGTCGTGAACCTGTCCGGTTACGGCGCTGGCGGCGACATGGAGACCCGCAAGGCCTACGACATGCTCGTTCAGGCCGAAGCGGGCCTCGTCTCCATCACCGGAACTCCCGCGGAAGCGGTGAAGACCGGCATCCCCACCGCCGACATCGCCTCGGGCATGTACTGCACCCAGGCGGTCCTCGCCGCGCTCCTGCGCCGCGAACGGACCGGCGAAGGAGCAACCATCGAGGTCACCATGTTCGAGGCGACAGCCGAGTGGATGGGCCACCCGATGTACGTCCAGCTCTACGCCGACCGGCAGATCCCCCGCATGGGTTTGAGCCACGCCGCCATCGCCCCGTACGACGCGTACCCGACCATCGACGGCCAGGTCCTCATCGGCATCCAAAGCGACAGCGGCTGGCGCACCCTGGCAACGAGCGTGTTCGGGAACGACGCGCTCGCCTCCGATTCGCGGTTCACCACTAATGTCTTGCGCGTCGAGAACCGGGCCGCCTGCGACGCAGCCGTAGCCGAACACACGAGCAGATGGACGACGGCCGACCTGAGTGCCCGGCTCGCTGAAACTGGCGTACCGGCCGCACAGGTCAGCAGCGTCCGAGACCTTGTCGAACACCCGCAACTGCAGGCCAGACGCCGTTGGCGCACGGTCGACACCGAAGGCGGACAGGTCCAGGCCCTCCTCCCCCCGGTGACGTTTCAGGACGTCGAGGCCGCGATGGGCGACGTCCCTGCCCTCGGCCAGCACACGCTGAACCTCCTTGCCGAAGCCGGCATCAGCTCGGCTGATGCCCACTCACTCGTGCAGCGCGGCGCAGCAACGCAGCACTCCAACCGTCAACCACAGGAAGCTCTCTCATGA
- a CDS encoding acyl-CoA dehydrogenase family protein: MTTTLAAPSVDADVFDAVLSQVRDFVRNRVVPREIEIMDGNAIPEDLRKQAAAMGLFGYAIPEEWGGIGLNLVQDVELAMELGYTSLALRSMFGTNNGIAGQVLVGFGTDAQKERWLPAIASGDVVASFALTEPGAGSNPAGLRTTARADGDGWVIEGGKQFITNAPIAGVFVVFAKVEPAPEKGNGIAVFLVPADAEGVEVGPKDAKMGQEGAWTADVIFNDVRVGADALVGGEPEVGYRAAMTSLARGRVHIAALSVGSAQRALDESVAYAASAKQGDSIIGDFQLVQAMIADQQAGVMAGRALVREAAQKYVSGEDRRIAPSVAKLFCTEMVGKVADLAVQVHGGGGYMRHVAVERIYRDVRLLRLYEGTSEIQRLIIGGGLINQAKRNAS, from the coding sequence ATGACCACCACTCTCGCCGCACCGTCCGTCGATGCAGACGTCTTCGACGCCGTTCTCAGCCAAGTCCGGGACTTCGTTCGCAACCGGGTCGTCCCTCGGGAGATCGAGATCATGGACGGTAACGCCATCCCGGAAGACCTGCGCAAGCAGGCAGCCGCGATGGGGCTGTTTGGGTACGCCATCCCCGAAGAGTGGGGTGGTATCGGGCTGAACCTGGTCCAGGACGTCGAGCTCGCCATGGAGCTGGGCTACACGTCCTTGGCGCTGCGGTCGATGTTCGGCACGAACAACGGCATCGCCGGTCAGGTCCTTGTCGGTTTCGGCACCGACGCGCAGAAGGAGCGGTGGCTGCCGGCCATCGCGTCAGGGGACGTCGTCGCCTCCTTCGCCCTCACCGAGCCGGGCGCCGGGTCGAACCCTGCCGGACTTCGGACCACCGCACGCGCCGACGGCGATGGGTGGGTCATCGAGGGCGGTAAGCAGTTCATCACCAACGCCCCGATCGCCGGGGTGTTCGTCGTCTTCGCCAAGGTCGAGCCTGCACCCGAGAAGGGCAACGGCATCGCCGTTTTCCTGGTGCCGGCGGACGCCGAGGGGGTCGAGGTCGGACCGAAGGACGCAAAGATGGGGCAGGAAGGCGCCTGGACCGCAGACGTCATTTTCAACGATGTGAGGGTGGGCGCGGACGCGCTCGTCGGCGGAGAGCCCGAGGTCGGCTACCGCGCCGCGATGACCTCGTTGGCCCGCGGACGCGTGCACATCGCCGCGCTGTCGGTCGGATCCGCGCAGCGGGCTCTCGACGAGTCGGTCGCCTACGCGGCGTCGGCCAAGCAGGGCGACAGCATCATCGGAGACTTCCAGCTCGTGCAGGCGATGATCGCCGACCAGCAGGCTGGCGTCATGGCCGGTCGCGCCCTGGTGCGAGAGGCCGCCCAGAAGTACGTGTCCGGCGAGGACCGACGTATCGCCCCGTCGGTGGCGAAGCTGTTCTGCACCGAGATGGTCGGGAAGGTCGCCGACCTGGCCGTCCAGGTCCACGGAGGCGGCGGCTACATGCGCCACGTCGCCGTCGAACGCATCTACCGCGACGTGCGCCTGCTGCGGCTCTACGAGGGCACCAGCGAGATCCAGCGCCTCATCATCGGTGGCGGCCTCATCAACCAGGCCAAGCGGAACGCGTCATGA
- a CDS encoding LysR substrate-binding domain-containing protein translates to MDIAHLRAFIAVAEELHFGRAAERLHVAQPPLSRTIQQLERELGSKLFDRSTRSVRLTAAGQALLAPAHQVMESLRRAEAAVQSAGSGEVGFIRIGFAGISSYQLVAEWARVVRQHRPGIRLELYSQNFALPAMRKLINDEVDVALGRWDIIPGGISSRIASADSLVMALPDTHPMAQASSVSIADLRHESFISLPPYEGAVLPDRLRRLAHDAGFSANVVQVAPDTLSALALVSAEVGCHLTLASVAEHANQTHVEFIPITDETLEVNLQLAWRSDDVNPALAAVLSLATELLSPRSR, encoded by the coding sequence ATGGACATTGCGCATCTTCGGGCATTCATCGCCGTGGCGGAGGAGCTGCACTTCGGCCGGGCAGCAGAGCGTCTCCATGTTGCGCAGCCCCCGCTGAGCCGAACCATCCAGCAACTGGAGCGCGAACTCGGCTCCAAACTGTTCGACCGCAGCACCCGCTCAGTGCGACTGACCGCAGCTGGCCAGGCGCTTCTCGCGCCAGCGCACCAGGTCATGGAGTCGCTGCGTCGAGCCGAGGCCGCCGTGCAATCGGCTGGCAGTGGGGAAGTCGGCTTCATCCGAATCGGGTTCGCAGGAATCTCCTCCTATCAGCTCGTTGCCGAGTGGGCGCGCGTCGTACGCCAGCACCGACCCGGCATCCGCCTCGAGCTGTACAGCCAGAACTTCGCCCTTCCGGCGATGCGCAAGCTCATCAACGATGAAGTCGACGTGGCCCTGGGCCGTTGGGACATCATCCCGGGCGGCATCTCCTCACGCATCGCGTCCGCCGACTCCTTGGTGATGGCCCTGCCCGACACCCACCCGATGGCACAGGCTAGCAGCGTCTCCATCGCAGACCTCCGCCACGAAAGCTTCATCTCGCTGCCGCCCTACGAGGGCGCTGTCCTGCCGGATCGGCTGCGAAGGCTCGCCCACGATGCCGGGTTCTCCGCGAATGTCGTGCAGGTCGCACCTGACACGCTCTCGGCTCTCGCGCTGGTCAGCGCCGAAGTCGGCTGCCACCTGACGCTGGCATCGGTCGCGGAGCACGCGAACCAGACTCACGTCGAGTTCATCCCGATCACGGACGAGACTCTCGAGGTGAACCTCCAGCTCGCGTGGCGCTCCGACGACGTCAACCCGGCGCTGGCTGCCGTCCTCTCGCTCGCAACGGAGTTGCTCAGCCCCAGGAGCCGATAA
- a CDS encoding sigma-54-dependent Fis family transcriptional regulator, whose protein sequence is MVASDPVREAREALQRAGLLERQDAPSIVPEVIERSWRRSISHAVGSDRVSEDHRDVDPESTLYRAAAPVLDRWQEQLSETPMTLFLSDRVGRIVARRLGARDQASRLDEVHAAEGFVFSEETMGTNGLGTALAENQAVLISGSQHFNDLLAPITCAAVPVAAPGGSVLGSVSLGGPVAEGSQLMLSLTAEIGRQIETRLRAESRPEDLALAMSFMRYKNSRRPTVVVDQHSLLANTPALPFVSVDSHVLLWELMKGHDWRRSPTAEIVLPDGIRVVGRRLDSSTEPQFVAHFFDVNLTETLAQERAVMPAIEPARVRAPRSDAVMVEGPAGSGRFKLALEIVSSETMDEPVTAVAADDADWAEVAEAALTHGRDVVLRRVENLGAGDAEALTTLVRTHQRSVGRGQRTSRLVLTLAPDDAPAAIRELAKSLGLSTTRIAPLRASPDRIPGLVRSVLGDVDPSGRFTVTASALQSFMQYDWPGELRELRRLLQDLVANAPSAVIDSRQLPEHLRRGNKTRQMTLIETAERDAIVRALDLAGGNKSTAAELLGIGRTTLYRRLRQLHIEGDEASL, encoded by the coding sequence GTGGTTGCGTCAGACCCGGTGCGTGAGGCACGCGAAGCTCTACAGCGCGCGGGTCTGCTTGAGCGCCAGGACGCTCCGAGCATCGTTCCCGAGGTCATCGAGCGCAGTTGGCGCCGATCGATCAGCCACGCGGTGGGCAGCGACCGTGTCAGCGAGGACCACCGCGACGTCGACCCGGAGAGCACTCTCTACCGGGCGGCCGCGCCCGTACTGGACCGGTGGCAGGAGCAACTGTCCGAGACACCTATGACGCTGTTCCTCAGTGACAGGGTGGGCCGCATCGTTGCCCGACGTCTCGGAGCACGCGACCAGGCGTCGAGGCTCGACGAGGTTCACGCCGCCGAAGGATTCGTCTTCTCCGAGGAGACAATGGGTACCAACGGGCTGGGAACCGCCCTGGCCGAGAATCAGGCCGTCCTCATTTCAGGCAGTCAGCATTTCAATGATCTCCTCGCCCCCATCACCTGTGCGGCCGTCCCTGTCGCGGCACCTGGCGGGTCAGTCCTCGGGTCGGTGTCGCTCGGCGGCCCGGTGGCTGAGGGAAGCCAGCTGATGCTGTCTCTGACGGCAGAGATCGGCCGCCAGATCGAGACCCGGCTGCGCGCAGAAAGCCGGCCGGAAGACCTCGCGTTGGCGATGTCGTTCATGCGATACAAGAACTCGCGTCGCCCCACCGTGGTCGTCGACCAGCACTCGCTGCTAGCCAACACCCCCGCACTGCCGTTCGTCAGCGTCGACAGCCACGTCTTGTTGTGGGAGTTGATGAAGGGACACGACTGGCGCCGGAGCCCGACTGCCGAGATCGTGCTTCCGGATGGCATCAGGGTTGTCGGACGTCGCCTGGACAGCTCCACAGAGCCACAATTCGTTGCGCACTTCTTCGACGTGAACCTGACCGAGACCCTCGCCCAAGAACGAGCGGTGATGCCTGCGATCGAGCCGGCACGAGTGCGGGCCCCACGTTCGGACGCTGTGATGGTCGAAGGGCCGGCTGGTTCTGGTCGCTTCAAGCTGGCGCTGGAGATCGTGTCGTCGGAAACCATGGATGAGCCGGTGACGGCCGTGGCGGCCGATGACGCGGACTGGGCCGAGGTGGCCGAGGCCGCACTCACCCACGGCCGCGATGTGGTGCTGCGACGGGTGGAGAACCTCGGCGCTGGCGACGCCGAGGCGCTGACCACCTTGGTGCGCACTCATCAGCGTTCGGTAGGCCGAGGTCAACGAACCTCCCGCCTCGTGCTGACGCTGGCGCCTGACGACGCACCCGCCGCGATCCGGGAGCTGGCGAAGTCGCTCGGGCTATCGACGACCCGCATCGCACCGCTGCGGGCATCGCCTGACCGGATACCGGGACTGGTTCGTTCGGTGCTGGGCGATGTCGACCCTTCGGGCCGGTTCACGGTCACGGCGTCTGCGCTTCAGTCGTTCATGCAGTACGACTGGCCGGGCGAGTTGCGTGAACTCCGGCGCCTGCTTCAGGACCTGGTCGCGAACGCGCCTTCAGCGGTGATCGACAGCCGCCAGCTTCCCGAGCATCTGCGACGGGGGAATAAGACTCGGCAGATGACGCTGATCGAGACGGCCGAGCGCGACGCGATCGTGCGCGCCCTCGACTTGGCGGGCGGGAACAAGTCCACGGCGGCCGAGCTCCTCGGAATCGGGCGAACTACGTTGTATCGCCGGTTGCGTCAGCTGCACATCGAGGGCGACGAAGCGTCGCTGTGA
- a CDS encoding flavin-containing monooxygenase, with protein MNTTGHEANTYELDALIVGAGFGGIYSLYKLRNELGLNVQTIDRAAGVGGTWFWNQYPGALSDSESHVYQYSFDRDLYNDTNWGTKFVTQPEILAYLNGVVDRYDLRKDIRLETSMTSATFDDRAGTWTVATDKGDTIICRFLITGLGLLSAINKPDFPGADDFKGEIVHTGAWPTDLDLTGKRVGVIGNGSTGGQVITAVAKVAGHLTSFQRTPQYSVPAGNRAWTAEELQAQKDNFEENWNQVKTSSVAMGFVESEVEMFSVSAEERERIFEAAWQNGGGFRFMFETFCDIATNPEANEEAAKFIRRKIGEIVHDPETARKLTPTDLYARRPLCDSGLYETFNQPNVSLVSIKENPIVELTEAGVKTADGVIHELDVLICATGFDAVDGNYKRIDIRGRNNELLRDHWVDGPTSYLGMATSGFPNMFMILGPNGPFTNLPPSIETQVEWIAGAIGYLAPKSGAWLEVRPETESEWTDICADIADQTLFPKAASWIFGANIPGKKRTVMFYLGGIAAYREILDSEAAEGYPGFVSHVSEPALV; from the coding sequence ATGAACACAACTGGTCACGAGGCCAACACCTACGAGCTGGACGCTCTCATCGTCGGTGCAGGGTTCGGCGGAATCTACTCGCTATACAAGCTGCGCAACGAGCTCGGCCTGAACGTCCAGACCATCGACCGTGCCGCCGGCGTCGGGGGCACCTGGTTCTGGAACCAGTACCCGGGCGCCCTGTCGGACTCCGAGAGCCACGTGTACCAGTACTCGTTCGACCGTGACCTGTACAACGACACCAACTGGGGGACCAAGTTCGTCACGCAGCCCGAGATCCTCGCCTACCTCAATGGTGTCGTGGACCGGTACGACCTGCGCAAGGACATCCGCCTCGAGACCAGCATGACCAGCGCCACCTTCGACGACCGCGCCGGCACCTGGACCGTCGCAACCGACAAGGGCGACACCATCATCTGTCGCTTTCTTATCACCGGTCTCGGCCTCCTGTCGGCCATCAACAAGCCCGACTTCCCGGGCGCCGACGACTTCAAGGGCGAGATCGTCCACACCGGCGCGTGGCCCACCGACCTCGACCTGACCGGCAAGCGCGTCGGCGTCATCGGCAACGGATCCACCGGCGGCCAGGTCATCACCGCCGTCGCTAAGGTCGCCGGCCACCTCACCAGCTTCCAGCGGACCCCGCAGTACAGCGTCCCCGCCGGGAACCGTGCCTGGACGGCTGAGGAGTTGCAGGCACAGAAGGACAACTTCGAGGAGAACTGGAACCAGGTCAAGACCTCCAGCGTGGCCATGGGCTTCGTCGAGAGTGAGGTGGAGATGTTCAGCGTCAGCGCCGAGGAGCGCGAGCGGATCTTCGAGGCGGCCTGGCAGAACGGCGGCGGCTTCCGGTTCATGTTCGAGACGTTCTGCGACATCGCCACCAACCCGGAGGCGAACGAGGAGGCGGCCAAGTTCATCCGCCGCAAGATCGGCGAGATCGTCCACGACCCCGAGACTGCCCGCAAGCTCACGCCGACTGACCTGTACGCCCGCCGGCCGCTGTGCGACTCCGGCCTGTACGAGACATTCAATCAGCCGAACGTGTCCCTGGTCAGCATCAAGGAGAACCCGATCGTCGAGCTGACCGAAGCCGGCGTGAAGACCGCCGACGGAGTCATCCACGAGCTCGACGTCCTCATCTGCGCCACCGGGTTCGACGCGGTCGACGGCAACTACAAGCGCATCGACATCCGCGGCCGCAACAACGAACTGCTGCGCGACCACTGGGTCGACGGGCCGACCAGCTACCTCGGGATGGCCACGAGCGGTTTCCCGAACATGTTCATGATCCTCGGCCCGAACGGCCCATTCACGAACCTGCCGCCGTCCATCGAGACCCAGGTCGAGTGGATCGCCGGCGCCATCGGCTACCTGGCTCCCAAGAGCGGTGCCTGGCTCGAGGTGCGGCCCGAAACCGAGTCCGAGTGGACCGACATCTGCGCCGACATCGCCGATCAGACCCTGTTCCCGAAGGCCGCCTCCTGGATCTTCGGGGCCAACATCCCCGGCAAGAAACGCACCGTCATGTTCTACCTGGGCGGCATCGCCGCATACCGGGAGATCCTCGACAGCGAAGCCGCCGAGGGCTACCCCGGCTTCGTGTCCCACGTCTCCGAGCCCGCGCTCGTCTGA